In the genome of Nitrospirota bacterium, the window GCCGTTCATGGAGGATCTTGTTCTCGGACGGGGCCATGGCCTCGGCTTCTGCAAGCATGGCCTTGGCTTCCTGGTACCGTCCGGTTCGCATGTAGATCCTGGCCAGGGTATCCAGGACATACGGGCGCAACGGACCCGCTTGCCCCAGGGCGTTCCCGGCCAGCCGCTCGGCCTCGTCCAGCCGTTCTCCTCGCGACAGGTAGACCATCGCCAAGTTGTTGCCGGCGCCGGAATGATTGGGGGCGGCGTCCAAGGCCCGGCGATAGTAGTCCTCCGCTTCCTGGAACGCCCCGCTCTCGAACGAGAGATTGCCCAAGCCGATGAGGGCGGGCACGAAATCGCTCCGTTGATGCAGGGCGGCCTGATATTCGCGAGCCGCCATCTCTTTGAGACCCTGCCCCTCATACGAAGTTCCCAGCGTGACGTGCTCCTCGGGGGTCAAGGGATCATGGAGCACCACGACCCGAGGGATGCTCGAACAAGCCTGGAGGCCTCCCAGCAGGAGGGTCATCACCATAAGCCACGCGACGGACCCTCTAACGGACCATACCCTGGCGATCATGAGGCGGCCTTCCTGCGGTTCTCGTCCGGCAAGACCAGCAGCGTCAAACGGCCGGCCTTCTCCCAACTCCGGAGGAACCGCTCGTAGGGGACGAAGTCATCGCGGAGCGGGCCCGAGTGGACGTACACCCCTTGACGCCGCTCATCGTACCCCGTGACGACAACGTAGTGGCCTTGCGGAAAGAGCGCGGAGCCGAGGTTCAGCAGCGCCACCAGAGGATGCCCGGCCGCCAGTTCGGATTTCAGGTCGTCAAGACCGCCGGCGTAGATCGCGGCATCCAGCCCACGCGCCTGGGCAGCCAGCAGGAGATCCATCGGCAGGGCCCCTCCAAGGCGGGGCGTGTAGACCTCCTTTCTCAGATCTTGAGGGTCCGTCGGGACCCCCCAAAAGGTCAAGACGCTTGCGAGGGTCACAGGGCCGCATTGATCCTTGTCATCCGGAAAGAACGGAACCGGGATGTGGTGCAGCGCCTGGTGTGGCCGGACTGACTCCTGCGCGAGTTCACGGTTTCCAGCCGATCGGGCGTCAGCCGAGACTTGATCGGGCCGGACTGCACAGCTCATCAGCAGCGCCCCCCACAGACCCGCACAAAGCACGACGGCCACGCGCGCCAATCCTCCGCTGCACATAGGCAGGACCTCCCTCTTTGTTTGGAGCCCCTACTTGCTTTCCCCCTCCTTGGTGATCACGATGCGGTGTCCCAACAGGTACACCAGGATCACAGCCAGGATGGCAATCACCAGCAGCGCGATCACGATGCCCAGGCCGGCGTCACCGCCGGGGATCAACGCATCCACCTGCGTCGCCATTTGATGCAATTGCTCATCCGACAGACGGGTCAGCCGGGCAGTGACTTCATCCGGAGTAAGCCCGAAGTCTTCGAGCCGCTGCTGGACAACCTTGGATTCCAGCACACGCTGGATATTCTGGAGATCCGCGGCCCGATTTGAACCGAGCGCCGGCTCCGGCATCGTCGACACCGGGGGGGCCACCATGGCCCTGACCTCCGGCGGATACCACCCTATCAAGAGGGTCATCGCGACCAACGTCCAGATCATCGTCTGTGTGAAGACTGGTATCTGCAGCATTTTCCCCATTGTCCGTCCCTCCCCAGAATTTCTTTCCCTGCAGGCGGGTATGACCCGCAAGGGCCGAAACTCTGTATTGATCACCATCCTGTACAGACCTCCCTATTAGGCAAGGACAGTGCCGACCTGCCCGCACACTCGATATCCTACGTATCTCGATGAATTAACGGATATTTTCGACAGGAGATTTTTTTGTAGTGGCAGGATCGATTGCAGGGATTCGCCTACATGGTTGGCTTTCCATACAGATCAATCTTATTGAATCAAATAGTGATTCTTGAACGTAGGCAATTGCCTACATGCTGAGGGAGCAAACCAACGCTTTGTACTCACAATACTCCATGATGAACACCGCCATACTTGGACGTTCTGCTTGTAAAAACGGACGCGATGGTCTCTAATATTCCAGTTCAATTGACGCACCGGTAGACGCTCTTGCCTTTGATGGCCTACGCGCACAACCAGAGACTCGCCCGCACGCTCATCCTGGATGAATTGTTCGACTTGTCGCTGTACAAGGCCCTCCGCGGGGTCACCAAGCCGGACACGCAACAGGTGCTCGACGAGCTGATCATCGTCGAAACCGGGCACCTGGCCTTTTGGCAGCAATTCTTCGACAGCCGGCTGGACCGCCTCGACGTCGGCCGGCGACTCAAACTCCGGTTGATCATTCTCTCCTGCCGTATGTTCGGCGAGACCGGCGTCCATTTGGCGCTGGAAGCGATCGAGGTCTACGGGGTCCGAAAGTACCTGTCCCTGTGGCGCAGCTACAAAGGCCAGCCGCTCGGGAAGGCGCTCGAGGGAATTTTGCGGGACGAGTTCCAGCACGAGGATATCCTGGTCACACGACTGACCGAGCGAAAGATCAACCCGGAGCGGATCAGGAACATTTTTCTGGGGCTGAACGACGGGCTGGTGGAGATTCTTGGGGCCGTCAGCGGGTTTTTCGGAGCCTTCGGGAATCCGGTGATGGTCTTGATGGCGGCCAGCACGACGGCCGTCGCCGGGGCACTCTCCATGGCCGCCGGGGCTTACGCGGCCATCAGTTCGGAACGTGAAGTGCAGGCAACGGAAGCCGCCAAGAAGGAGTTTCTGGGAGACAAGAACGAGGACGGGGGCGCACCGGATCGGCCCTTCGGCTCGGCTCTGGTGGTGGGCGCCAGCTACTTCATCGGGGCCATGGTCCCGGTTCTGCCGGTCCTGTTCGGCGCGAAGAGCGCGGTGTTCTCGATGGTCGCGGCCGGCAGCGTGGCCATTCTGGTGTCCACCCTGCTTGCCTTCCTGTCCGGCATGGACATCAAGCGACGCATCCTGCTGAATCTGGCGATCATCGCCCTGGCCGTCAGCATCACCTACCTCATCGGCCTCGCCGCCAAGCAGCTTTTTGGGATTTCAGTCTAACCTGATGCGCCCCTAGCGAAGCGACGCCATCGGCAGCTCCCGCGAGCTTTCCGCCTCCTGCTGAATGCGGAGCCGTTCGGCCATCGACTCCTGCAGCACCTTGTCGAGCACCTCGTCGGTCAGCTGGGTGAAGCTGGCCGCCTGGTCCTTCATGGCGCCATGCTCGACGGCGCGCGACAAGACCTCGGCCTTGGTCGCGCCCTTTTTCTGCCCGAGGAACGGCTTGACGATGAGATAGACCACATCGCGCACCGGCATAAAGCGGAGGAACCGCCTGAGGAGCCGGAAGGTTTGCACCGGATAGTGCAGCACTTTGTAGATGAACAACTTTCGCAACCCGGCCTGGCGCACTTCGTTGATCACCGGGCCGGGCAGGCAGGTGGGATCAATCTCCGAACACTTGAAATACTTGTACCAGTCCGTCTGTTCGCTGACCAAGCTCCGCTTCACATACTCCTGCCAGAGCGGCGTGCCGCGGTAGACGCAGAGCCGGTTGAACCCGAAGGTGTCCAAGGGGAGTTTCGACGCCAGGTCGAAAGTGGCCTGCATGTCCTCCACCGTCTCGTCCGGGTTGCCGACCGTGAAAAACCCGTGGACGATTTCGATGCCGGCCTGCTTGGCGCTCACCACCGCCGTCTCCACCTCTTTGAGCGTCTGTTCCTTTTTCAGCCGATCCAGAATCCTCTGGCTCCCGCTTTCGATGCCGAACATCAGGGTGCGGCAATGGGCCTCGGCCATGGCCGGAAACAGGTGCTGGGCCACCGAGTCCACCCGCCCCTCGCAGCCCCATTGGATGGTGATGCCATTGTCCACGACGCCTTTGCAAATCGCCTCGATGCGCTTGGGCTGCAGCAGAAAATGGTCGTCCACGAAATAGACCGACCCGTAGCCCAGTTCCTGGAGATGCTTGAATTCTTCCGTGACGTGCTGCGGGCTTCGGGAACGCCACTTGCCTTCGTTGAAGATCGGAATGTCGCAGAACACGCAGGGCCAGGGACAGCCCCGCGACGTCTGCATGGTCGTGAACCGCTCCATCGACAGCACCGCCGGGACATCCAACGGCATGGATTCGACGAAGTCCAGCTCCAGACTCTCCCGGTCCGGGAAGGGCCATTGATCGAGGTTCCGCTCCATGGTGCGATTGGCGTTGCTGACGACCCGGCCGTCCTTGGCCCAGGTGAGCCCGCCGACGTCCTGCGGATCGTCCATACGATCGAGGAGGTCGAGGATGAGCTGTTCGCCGTCGCCGCGGCACACGAAGTCCACTTCGGGACATTGCAGCTTGACCAGCGAGGCGTTGAGGCTGGCAAACACCCCGCCGAAGGCCAGCTTGACGGTTCGGTTGGCCGCTCGAATCTGTCGTGCGAGGATCTTGGCATAGGGATAGCTGGTCGTGCTGAGAAAACTCAGGCCGATGAGGGCCGGCTGTCGTTGCTTGATGGCCTCGAGGATCACGTCGTTCGGCGTGTCCGGATTGGCCTGGTCGAACATTACGCATTCGTGGCCGGCTCGCTTCAGCACCGAGGACAGCGACATGATGCCGATGGGGGGGAACCCCATGACCCGGATACGTCCGTTCTTGGCGCGGGTTTTGGCCGGCAAGGCGTAGAACTGGGGATCGCGGACGTGGATCAGGAATACCAACATAGGGATATCCTTTCCGGGCTGGTGGCCCGGCGGTGGAAATCAGGCTGCCCTCTCCTGGGCAGCAATAGGCATGTGGGCGATGGGGCCAGAATGTTTTACCGACAATCGGTTTGAAAGATATCGACGAGCCCAGGCAGAAAAAGCCACAAGGTCCTATCTGCGTCGGCCCGGAAAGGCAGATAGTGGAGGGAGCTTTCTCGTGGGTGTCAGAAGTGTATCACGGTCAGGGAGGGGGATGGAAGAAAAATACCTGCCCGCCATCCTACAGGCACAGAGGCCATAACGGCCCCCGTAGCAACTGCCGGCAACGATAAGGATTTGTATGCGATCGAGAGACTCCGCGTGGAGCAACAGCGCCCCGGAGAGATACGGCAACGCCGCACCGAACGGCGCGCCGGTCTGGACCGGTGCGCAGGTTGCGCAGACGATGAGGCCGGCGAATTATCGGCCCAGGGCCGCCTGGACCGTCGCGCCGATTTCCGCCGGATTGCGACAGACGCGTACCCCGGCCGCTTCGAGCGTCTTCATTTTCTCCGAGGCGGTGCCCTGGCCCCCGCTGATGATCGCCCCCGCATGGCCCATGCGGCGGCCCGGAGGCGCCGTGATGCCGGCGATGAAGCTGACCACCGGCTTGCGCACGTGCTTCTTGATGAAGTCGGCGGCCTTTTCCTCCGCGTCGCCGCCGATTTCGCCGATCATCACGATGGCCTGGGTCTCCGGGTCTTTCTCGAAGAGGGCCAGCACGTCCACAAAGTTCGTCCCGTTCACCGGATCGCCGCCGATCCCCACGCAGGTGGTTTCGCCGAGACCCAGCGTCGAAAGCTGATGCACCGCTTCGTAGGTCAAGGTCCCGCTGCGGGAGACGACCCCCACCGCGCCCCGTTTGTGAATGAACCCCGGCATGATGCCGATCTTGGCTTCGTCCACCGTAATGACACCTGGGCAGTTGGGGCCGATGAGCCGGACATCCCGACCGCGCAGGGCGCGCTTCACGCGCACCATGTCGTTGACGGGAATCCCTTCGGTGATGCAGATCACCAGCTTGATGCCGGCATCCGCCGCTTCGAGGATGGCATCGCCGGCAAAGGGCGGGGGCACGAAGATCAAGGACGTGTCGCACTCCGTCTTCTTCACCGCATCCCGGACCGTGTTGAACACGGGGATGCCTTCGACTTCCTGCCCGGCCTTGCCCGGCGTGACGCCCGCCACCACCTTGGTCCCGTAGGCCTTGCACTGGGTCGCGTGGAAGGAGCCCTCCTTCCCGGTGATGCCCTGCACGACGACGCGCGTGTTCTTATTGACGAGAATGCTCATGTCAGTGTCCCGCCTCCCCGGCCGTCCGTTTCTTGCGCGCCTTGCCCGTCATCGCCACGATCTTTTGCGCCGCTTCCCAGAGATCGTCGGCCACGTCCAGCTTCAGCCCCGACTCCTTGAGCAGCGTGCGGCCTTCCTCCGCGTTGGTCCCCTGCAGCCGGACGACCAGCGGCACGTCGATCTGCACTTCCTTCGCCGCTTCGATGACGCCGTGGGCGATCCGCTCGCACCGGACGATGCCGCCGAAGATGTTGATGAAGATGCCCTTGACGTTCTTGTCCTTGAGCAGAATCCGGAAGCCCGCCGCGACGGTTTCCTTGGTCGCGCCCCCGCCCACGTCCAGGAAGTTAGCCGGCTCGCTGCCCGCCAGCTTGATCACGTCCATCGTGGCCATGGCCAGCCCGGCCCCGTTCACCATGCAGCCGATGTTCCCGTCCAGCTTGACGTAGTTCAGATTGTTGGCCGTCGCCTCGATTTCCAGCGGCTCCTCTTCGTGCAGGTCGCGCATCGCCTGCACGTCCGCGTGCTTGAACAGGCCGTTGTCGTCGAAGGAGACCTTGCCGTCCAGCGCGATGAGCTTCTTGTCCGTCGTGATCACGAGCGGGTTGATCTCGACCATCGCCGCGTTCTTGTCCATGAACAGCCGGTAGAGGTTGCCGAGCATCTGCACGAAGGGGTTCAGGACCGCCGGTTCCATGCTGTTGAGGCCGATGCCAAACGCGACGTTCCGCCCGTTGTATCCCTGGAACCCGACCGCCGGATCGATCAGCTCCTTGATGATCTTCTCCGGCGTATGCGCGGCCACTTCCTCAATTTCCATCCCGCCTTCGGTGCTGGCGATGAAGACCGGCCAGCCCGTGTCGCGGTCCACGAGCAGGCTCAGATAGAGTTCCTTGGCGATGCCCGCCCCTTCCTCGATCAGGAGACGGCGCACCTTCCGGCCCTTCGGGCCGGTCTGGTGGGTCACCAGCTTCTTGCCGATCAACTCCTGCGCCAGCCCCGGCACGTCCGCCTGATTCTTGGTGATCTTGACCCCGCCGGCCTTGCCGCGTCCGCCCGCGTGGATCTGGGCCTTGACGACGTAGACCGGACTGTTCAGCTGCGCCGCCCACTTGGCCGCCGCCTTGGGGTTCTTGATCTCCTTCCCCCTCGGCACGGGCACGCCGAACTGGGCGAACAACGACTTGGCCTGGAATTCATGAATGTTCATGGCACTCCTTACAAGAGCTTATGGCATATGGCGTATGGCCGGATTCATTCCGCTTCCTGCCATCAGCCATACGCTCTTATTCTTTTTTCGCGTAGGCCGGAAACAGCATCGGCGAGACAACGGGGGCGGAGGCGCCATGCTTGCGCGCCACCTCGCGGAACCGCTTCAGATGCTCCAAGGTCAGCTTGCCCTGGGGCTCGGCCTTGGCCCTGGCGGCGGCGGTGAGGCCGGACCGCTTTCCATAGACCATCAGGTCCAGCAGGGAATTGCCCATCAACCGGTTGCGTCCGTGCAGACCGCCGGAGGCTTCGCCGGCGACGAACAGACCCTTGACCCCGGACTCGCCGTTGGTGTCGATCTGCACGCCGCCGTTCTGATAGTGCAGGGTGGGATAAATCAGCACCGGATCCTTCGAGATATCCACCCCGAACCGGTCGTATTGCATCACCATCGCCGGGAAATGCTTCTCGATCGTTCCCGGGCCCTGCTCGGCGTCGAGCAGCGGCGTATCCAGCCACACGCCCACGCGCCCGGCCATGGTCCGGATGCCCCGGCCCTCTTCGCATTCCCGGATGATGGACGAGGATACCACGTCGCGGGTGTCCAGCTCGTTGACGAACCGCTCACCCTTCGCGTTGACGAGATGCCCGCCTTCGGAACGGATGCCTTCCGTAACCAGCGCGCCGACCAGCTGTTCCGGATACACGGCGCCGGACGGGTGGTACTGGAACGTATCGATGTGCATGAGCTTGGCGCCCATCCGGTACGCCATCGTGAGGCCGTCGCCGGTCGCCCCGTAGTGGTTGCTGGTGGGAAATCCTTGGATGTGCAACCGGCCAATCCCGCCGGTGGCCAGAACCACGGTCTTCGCCGCCACGACGATAAAGCGTTTGTTGTCGAGGTCCTGGAGCACGGCGCCGGTGCAGCGGCCCTGCCTGTCGCTCAGGAGCTCGACGGCGGCGGAAAACTCCAGCATCCGGATCTTCCGGTTGAGGACCTCGTCCTTCAACACCCGCATGATCTCCAGGCCAGTGTAATCCGAACAGGTCAGGAGCCGCGGCTTGGAGGAGCCGCCGCCCTTCTTCACATGCAGGTTGCCGTCTGCGTCCCGGTCGAACAGCACACCGAGATCGAGCAGCCATTGGGCGACGGACGGCCCCTCCTCCACCATGACCTTGAGCAGGGCATGGTCGTTTTTCATATGCCCGCCCTTGAGGGTGTCCAGGAAGTGCGTGACCGGCGAATCCTCGGCGGCGACCGAAATCTGGATGCCCCCCTGGGCCATGACCGTATTGGAATCGCCCAGGCGGAGCTTGGTGGCGAAGAGCACCGAGGCGCCCTGCGCATGGGCGTGCAGCGCGGCGGCGCAGCCGGCCCCGCCGCCGCCCACCACGAGCACGTCGCAGGTGTGGGTGGGCGTCAGGTCCAGGTCGGCCGGAATAGGGCTGTCCCCTTCCAGCAGCGCGGCCAATTCACGGACGGTCTTGTCGCCCTCGTTTGGGCCGAACTTGATGGGACGGTAGGCGTTCTCGCGAAAATCCGGGTGGTATTTCTTGATCAGCTCATCCCGCTCAGCCGTGGAGAGCTTGGGCATGGTCTGCTTCCGCCGGGCGTCGCGGGTCTTGTGGACGATTTGTTGGAGAACGTGAATGTCCATTCAATCAGTCTCAAAGTCAGAAAGTCAGAAAGTCTTCAAGTCGGGGAGGATCAAGAGAATTGCCTTTGACTTGATGACTTTACAGACGTGACGACTTTTTGACTCTCCTATTTCAGTTCCGCACAGGCTTTGGTCAGTTCCTGTTCGTTCATCGCGAGCACGCGTGTCCACTCGTCTTTGAACCGGCCGTCTTCGATTTCCTTGATCCGCTGGGCCAACCGCGCAGGCTTTTCGGTGAAATGGACGCCCTGGGCGCGGCTGGCATAGACCGCCACCAGACTGGGCGCGATGTCGGCGATGCAGACCGGCGCGCACATGCCGCACATCACGCAGTCCATGAACATCTCCGAGACGGCCTTGAAGTCCCCGAACACCGCCCGCCACACCCCTTCCCGCACGTCGATCTTCTGCGGGCAGGCTTCGGTGCAGGCGTTGCAGTTGCGGCAGAGCGGGGCTTCCGGATAGAGATTGAACAAGTCCTGCTTGGGATCAGTGAGGACGGCCAGGTCGTAGGTGGCCTTCCGCGCCGGGAACGGAGGCATCATCGAGAAAGACATCCCGTCGTGGACCGCTGTCTGGCAGGCCAGACAGGTCTTCACCTTGGGATCGTCCTTGGTCCGATAGTAGGTCGCGCAAGCGCCGCAGAAGCCGCCCAGACAACCGACCCCCCGGATGACTTCCTGCCCCGTGTACCACAGGGCCTTGAGCATGGTGATCCCCTCCGGCACTTCATGCTTCTTGCCGGCGATCTCCACCGTCACCATGCGAGGATGGAGGACTTCTTCCTGGTCGATGACGTCTTTGGTATTGATGGTCTGATCAGCCATGTGTCTTTAGTTCAACGCGTTCAGCGCCGACCCGGCCTTGAACCACGCAAGCTGCTGCTCCGTCATGCTGTGGTTCGCCTGGATGGTGAGCACCTTCCCGTCCGTCTTGTGAATGGTCACCGACACCGGCTTGCCCGGAGCCAGATTCGCCAGCCCCGCCACGCTGATGCGGTCCTGCTGCTCGATCTTTTCATAGTCCTTCGGGTCGGAGAAGGTCAAGGCCAAAATCCCCTGTTTCTTCAGATTGGTCTCGTGGATGCGCGCGAAGCTCTTGACCAGGACGACTTTCACGTTCAGGAACCGGGGCGACATGGCCGCATGTTCGCGGCTACTCCCCTCCCCGTAGTTCTCGTCGCCCACCACGACGGAGCCGATGCCCTTGGCCTTATACCGGCGGGCGATCTGCGCGATGGTCAGGCCTGATTCGCCGGCCAGCACGTCGGTGCCCTTGCCCGGCTCGGTGGAGAAGGCGTTCGTCGCGCCCAGGAACATGTTGTCGCTGATCTTGTCCAGATGGCCGCGGAACTTGAGCCAGGGACCGGCCGGGGAAATGTGGTCGGTCGTGGTCTTGCCCTTGGTCTTGAGCAGGAGCGGCAGCTTCTCGAAGTCCTTCCCGTCCCAGCGCGGGAAGGGTTGAAGCAGTTGCAGCCGCTCGCTGGTCGGCGGAACGTCCACGGTGAGGCCCTCGCCGTTCTCGGCGGGAGGTACCAGGCCTTCTTCGCCCTTGGCAAACCCCTTGGCCGGCAACTCCTCGCCCTGCGGCGGTTCGAACTTGAATTCCTTGCCGTCTGCGCCTGTGAGCTTTTGGTTCACCGGATCGAAAGTCAAATCGCCGGTGAAGGCGTAGGCGGTCACGATCTCAGGGCTGGCCAGGAACGAGAGGGTCTCGCTGATCCCGTCGTTGCGGCCCGGGAAGTTCCGGTTGAAGGAACTGACGATCGAGTCGGCCTTGCCCTTGACCCCGTCGGCCCGTTTCCACTGGCCGATGCAGGGGCCGCAGGAGTTGGACAGGACCGTGGCGCCCATCTTCTCGAAATCCGCCATGAACCCGTCCCGCTTCATCGTGTGGTAGATGCGCTCCGAGCCGGGGCTGACGAGAAACGCGGCCTTGGCCTTGAGCCCGGCTTTCAACCCCTGGCGCGCAATGTGCGCCGATCGGCTGATGTCTTCGTAGGACGAATTGGTGCAGCTCCCGATCAAGGCCGCCTTGAGTTCGACCGGGTAGCCATTTTCTTTGGCTTCGGCCGCCATCTTGGAGATGGGCCTGGCCAGGTCCGGCGTATGCGGCCCGACGACGTGCGGCTCCAGCTTGGAGAGGTCCACCTCGACGACCTGGTCGTAGTACCTCTCCGGCGCCTGGAGCACCTCGGGAT includes:
- a CDS encoding tetratricopeptide repeat protein → MIARVWSVRGSVAWLMVMTLLLGGLQACSSIPRVVVLHDPLTPEEHVTLGTSYEGQGLKEMAAREYQAALHQRSDFVPALIGLGNLSFESGAFQEAEDYYRRALDAAPNHSGAGNNLAMVYLSRGERLDEAERLAGNALGQAGPLRPYVLDTLARIYMRTGRYQEAKAMLAEAEAMAPSENKILHERLAQSKQELGAVDFRMP
- a CDS encoding B12-binding domain-containing radical SAM protein; translation: MLVFLIHVRDPQFYALPAKTRAKNGRIRVMGFPPIGIMSLSSVLKRAGHECVMFDQANPDTPNDVILEAIKQRQPALIGLSFLSTTSYPYAKILARQIRAANRTVKLAFGGVFASLNASLVKLQCPEVDFVCRGDGEQLILDLLDRMDDPQDVGGLTWAKDGRVVSNANRTMERNLDQWPFPDRESLELDFVESMPLDVPAVLSMERFTTMQTSRGCPWPCVFCDIPIFNEGKWRSRSPQHVTEEFKHLQELGYGSVYFVDDHFLLQPKRIEAICKGVVDNGITIQWGCEGRVDSVAQHLFPAMAEAHCRTLMFGIESGSQRILDRLKKEQTLKEVETAVVSAKQAGIEIVHGFFTVGNPDETVEDMQATFDLASKLPLDTFGFNRLCVYRGTPLWQEYVKRSLVSEQTDWYKYFKCSEIDPTCLPGPVINEVRQAGLRKLFIYKVLHYPVQTFRLLRRFLRFMPVRDVVYLIVKPFLGQKKGATKAEVLSRAVEHGAMKDQAASFTQLTDEVLDKVLQESMAERLRIQQEAESSRELPMASLR
- the sucD gene encoding succinate--CoA ligase subunit alpha, with product MSILVNKNTRVVVQGITGKEGSFHATQCKAYGTKVVAGVTPGKAGQEVEGIPVFNTVRDAVKKTECDTSLIFVPPPFAGDAILEAADAGIKLVICITEGIPVNDMVRVKRALRGRDVRLIGPNCPGVITVDEAKIGIMPGFIHKRGAVGVVSRSGTLTYEAVHQLSTLGLGETTCVGIGGDPVNGTNFVDVLALFEKDPETQAIVMIGEIGGDAEEKAADFIKKHVRKPVVSFIAGITAPPGRRMGHAGAIISGGQGTASEKMKTLEAAGVRVCRNPAEIGATVQAALGR
- a CDS encoding ADP-forming succinate--CoA ligase subunit beta, which gives rise to MNIHEFQAKSLFAQFGVPVPRGKEIKNPKAAAKWAAQLNSPVYVVKAQIHAGGRGKAGGVKITKNQADVPGLAQELIGKKLVTHQTGPKGRKVRRLLIEEGAGIAKELYLSLLVDRDTGWPVFIASTEGGMEIEEVAAHTPEKIIKELIDPAVGFQGYNGRNVAFGIGLNSMEPAVLNPFVQMLGNLYRLFMDKNAAMVEINPLVITTDKKLIALDGKVSFDDNGLFKHADVQAMRDLHEEEPLEIEATANNLNYVKLDGNIGCMVNGAGLAMATMDVIKLAGSEPANFLDVGGGATKETVAAGFRILLKDKNVKGIFINIFGGIVRCERIAHGVIEAAKEVQIDVPLVVRLQGTNAEEGRTLLKESGLKLDVADDLWEAAQKIVAMTGKARKKRTAGEAGH
- a CDS encoding FAD-binding protein codes for the protein MDIHVLQQIVHKTRDARRKQTMPKLSTAERDELIKKYHPDFRENAYRPIKFGPNEGDKTVRELAALLEGDSPIPADLDLTPTHTCDVLVVGGGGAGCAAALHAHAQGASVLFATKLRLGDSNTVMAQGGIQISVAAEDSPVTHFLDTLKGGHMKNDHALLKVMVEEGPSVAQWLLDLGVLFDRDADGNLHVKKGGGSSKPRLLTCSDYTGLEIMRVLKDEVLNRKIRMLEFSAAVELLSDRQGRCTGAVLQDLDNKRFIVVAAKTVVLATGGIGRLHIQGFPTSNHYGATGDGLTMAYRMGAKLMHIDTFQYHPSGAVYPEQLVGALVTEGIRSEGGHLVNAKGERFVNELDTRDVVSSSIIRECEEGRGIRTMAGRVGVWLDTPLLDAEQGPGTIEKHFPAMVMQYDRFGVDISKDPVLIYPTLHYQNGGVQIDTNGESGVKGLFVAGEASGGLHGRNRLMGNSLLDLMVYGKRSGLTAAARAKAEPQGKLTLEHLKRFREVARKHGASAPVVSPMLFPAYAKKE
- a CDS encoding 4Fe-4S ferredoxin translates to MADQTINTKDVIDQEEVLHPRMVTVEIAGKKHEVPEGITMLKALWYTGQEVIRGVGCLGGFCGACATYYRTKDDPKVKTCLACQTAVHDGMSFSMMPPFPARKATYDLAVLTDPKQDLFNLYPEAPLCRNCNACTEACPQKIDVREGVWRAVFGDFKAVSEMFMDCVMCGMCAPVCIADIAPSLVAVYASRAQGVHFTEKPARLAQRIKEIEDGRFKDEWTRVLAMNEQELTKACAELK
- a CDS encoding aconitate hydratase, whose translation is MSVEMVKNLYAKMPGIVDKARKKFGRPLTLAEKILVSHADNFGTQVWERGKAMLALRPDRVAMQDATAQMAMLQFMQANKKKAAVPSTIHCDHLIRAEMGSEKDLLRAMDENKEVYNFLASAAKKYGIGFWKPGAGIIHQVVLENYAFPGGLIIGTDSHTPNGGGLGMLAIGVGGADAGEVMAGLPWEVLHPKLIGVKLTGKLSGWASPKDVILYLCGLLTVKGGTNKIVEYFGPGAETISATGKGTITNMGAELGATTSVFQFDQKMVAYLTITDRDDLAKLAEANKALLTADPEVLQAPERYYDQVVEVDLSKLEPHVVGPHTPDLARPISKMAAEAKENGYPVELKAALIGSCTNSSYEDISRSAHIARQGLKAGLKAKAAFLVSPGSERIYHTMKRDGFMADFEKMGATVLSNSCGPCIGQWKRADGVKGKADSIVSSFNRNFPGRNDGISETLSFLASPEIVTAYAFTGDLTFDPVNQKLTGADGKEFKFEPPQGEELPAKGFAKGEEGLVPPAENGEGLTVDVPPTSERLQLLQPFPRWDGKDFEKLPLLLKTKGKTTTDHISPAGPWLKFRGHLDKISDNMFLGATNAFSTEPGKGTDVLAGESGLTIAQIARRYKAKGIGSVVVGDENYGEGSSREHAAMSPRFLNVKVVLVKSFARIHETNLKKQGILALTFSDPKDYEKIEQQDRISVAGLANLAPGKPVSVTIHKTDGKVLTIQANHSMTEQQLAWFKAGSALNALN